TGTCGTCGCATCCTGATAATCTGGAGCCCAGCTCGCGAGTGACAAATCATAGTCTCCTCGTCCTTCACGTGCGAGACGTTCCTTCTTCGGTAGTGACAACAATTTAACATTGACATTCTGTTTCTTCAACGCCCCTTGGATGTACTCACCGATTTTTTTCGAGACATCGTCGTCTTCAATCAACATCGTCAATTCAAGGTTTTGGTTTGCGAGTACTTTGTTTGCCGCTGTTGCATCATATGACGATTCGATTTGACGCGCATTGTCATACTTTGGATCAAGTTCTTGCGGTACGATGTAATCCGCTGGCAGTGAACCGTTTCCGAGCAATGTCTCTGTCATCGCTTTTTTATCGTACGCTGCGTCGATTGCTTGACGTGTTTTCTTGTCTTTCAAAGCGTCTGTCTTTTCGTTCATCCGGATGAAGAACATCCGCGAGTCACTGAACGTGTTGTACTCTTTTTGATCTTTATACGTGATGACGTTCTCAGAGTTAAGTGGTGCGACATCGAGTTCACCTGATTCGAACAAGTTGATTGCAAGCATCGGATCCTTGATGATCTTCACGTCGACTTCATCGATCTTGACGTTTTTCCGGTCTGCGTACTCAGCGTTCTTCGCAAGCGTATAACCTTGCTCCGCTTGATACTTCTTGAACGTGAACGGTCCGTTGTAGACGTTTGTTTTCGGATCCGTTCCGAACTGGTCGCCTTCAGCTTTGACGATATCTTCCCGGACTGGCATATACGTGCCAAACGTCGTCATGCTAAGGAAGTACGGTGTCGGACGTTTCAGTTCGATTTGGAGTGTCTCGTTGTCGACGGCTGTCGTTTTTTCGACAGGTTCAAGCAAGTAAGCGAATGGTGAGTTCGTTTTGACGACACGTTCGAATGCATAGCGGAAGTTCTCCGCTGTGACGGGCTTTCCGTCCGACCATTTGGCATTCGGGTCAAGCTTGAACGTATAGACTTTTCCGTCCTCTGACACGCTATGTGATTTCGCTGCCGCCGGAACGAGTTCGTTGTTCGCGTCGAAGCGATAGAGTCCTTCGTAGATTTGGTTGAAGATGTTTGACGTGATGGCATCTGCCGGGTCAACCGACAGGAGATCGTAACTTTCCATCGTATGCAGGACCTTCTTATCTGCTTGTTTATCTTCTGCTGGTTCTGTCGTTGCACATCCTGCTAACAGGAATGCCGTGCTCGCCGCTGCGATCAATGTCTTTTTCATGTGTAGTGCCTCCTGAGAAATATGATGAGCGTTGGATGATTCGGCATACCTTGACGTACAACAAAAGGCGCCCTCTACGCATAGCTAACAGCTAATGCATAGAGGACGCCTGTATCCGCGCGGTGCCACCTCTGATTGAGACGAAAAATCGTCTCCACTTGTCGCTGGTCCAACAACCAGCTAGCCCGGTAACGGGGGCAACCGTCCTGTCTACTCGAAGGTTCAACAGGCTCTCAGCGGTCCATTCTCGTTCAGCTTACCGTGTCAGGCTCTCACCATTCCTGACTCGCTTGGTCGGCAGTGTTGACGATACTTACTCCGCGTCGTCGATGTAATTGATATGGCTTAACTTGTTGTTTACTTTACACGGCTTGTTTTTCGCTGTCAACGAAAAAAACTCAGAACGGATGGTCTTCTTGTTTTTCTTGTTCCCGACGGACCGGACGTGGTCGAATCGGTTCGACGTGTTTTACATGTGTCCGTGTGACGCTCGTAAAGATTCGATTCCCAAATGCCGCATCGAGTAAGATCGTAATTGCTGCTGCCATGTGTAAGAGCATCCCGACGACCGGAATGACACCGACCGTTGATGCGACGATCCCGACGATGTTCCCTTTTGAGACGTTACCAGCACGTGCCGTCAATACGACGACGACGATGTGAAACGCGAGCATTAACCACAGAGCATTGTAACCTGTTCCAAAGACAATCAGTCCACCCAAAAGCGGAATCCCGAGCACAGCTTCCATTCCACCTGATACCCACTTCAACGTCCGCAATGATTCCTGTCGACTCTCCATGACGTCGCCTCCTCTTTTTTTCCATATGTCTAGTATACGACGGATTACAGAAAAGGTTCCAACGTTTTTGTTTAGTTTCTGTAATAATATCAACAAAAAAAAAAACGATCGACGAATGTACTCAAGTCTTGCTCCCTTTCCTCAGGCGAGACACAAGCCGCGACTCTCTCGCTTTAGGCGAAGAGCCGGGTCTTGTTTGTCTCTGACAGCGCAACTGCGCTTTTTCCTGTAGGAGTGGAGCAACTTGAGCATCCAGCATGCACTGGAATTTCCGTCAATCGCTCATTATTTTAAACCGCCAACACGTGGAACTGATAGCCACGATGGACGACGAATCCTGCCTCTTTATAAAGATCAAGCGCCCGGTCGTTATCCGTTTCGACGTCAAGCTCGAGCTGTGTCCGTCCTGTCCGGAATAACGCTTGCACCATCAGCTTCAGCATCTTTTTCCCGTAGCCATTTCCTTGGGCTTCCGGACGAACCGCGAACGCGTGAATGCTCGCTTGTGTATCAGAAGCGAGATAAGCACGAATAACACCGACCGGTTTGCCGCTGGCGACACCAATGAACGTGATCCGATCGTCAGATTCGATTGCTTGATAGATCGATTCTGCTTCTTCGTCCGTGTTACCGAACGATTTTCCTAGTGTCTCGACGATGAACGGACGGTCGTCCGCTGTCGCTTCCCGTAGTTCGAAATCGGGATCTGCTTTTAAGAACAACTGCGCCTTCTTCAAGATCATGTTGTACTCTGTCATCCGGTACTCAGCCCCTAGCCGTCCAAGAACAGCTTGACCTGATTCACTAGCATCATCAATGACGAACGTGAAGGCTTCGACGCCCGCTTCTGTCGCCCGCGCACGTGCTGCTTCAACGAGTGCTGTGAAGATGCCTTGTTTTCGGTAATCGGGATCAACGAAGACGTTTAATTCCCATTCCGTCGGTAAATACGCGAATGCTTGCAAGTATCCAATTAATTGCTCACCATCATAGATCGCAAAATCGTTCTCGCCAACCCAATCGGCTGCGACTTTTAATTCAATGCCATCGTGATCGTTGACACATTTTTCGAGTTGTAATACATCTGTTGTTTGTTTGACGTCTGTGACGTTCCATTCCATATTCATTCACCTCATTTTCAACTATACCGAACGAACAAAAGAAGCACTAGCAAAAGCTAGTGCTCATTGCAGTTTAAATGTCTTCATCATCTGCGGGACGTCCTTGACGATCAAGTTCTCGATCGCTTTCTTGCCGACAGCACCTTTGACGGCTTCCGTCGGTAAGACGTAGTAGTACGTTTTGCTACCTTTCGTCCCGAGATATGTACCATATCCGATTTCACGGTCGAACTGTTTTTTCGAGAGCTTCTTCGGCTCGTAGTTCAAGTTGACGAGCAGCTGATCCGCTCCTTTGACTTTATAGTACAACGCGAATGTACCGCTCCGCGTGACGACACCGTATTTCGATTTGACTGTCTTGTTCTTGACGAGTTCGACTTTGTCTTGCTGGATTGCCTTTTTCAACGCATCTGTCGTCTTGACTGTGTAGCCGAACGTCTTGTTCGCGACGACCCCTTTATTGTATGTCACGTTACTTGCGGCAAAGCCCGTCACCGGAGTCAGACATGCTCCGAGTAAGACTCCTGTCATTGCGATTCGTTTCATGCTGACTCCTCCTTGAAATGATCGATAGTTATGGATTCCCTTTTGTGAAATAGGTAAACTCTATTCTCGAAAAAGATTTGACGGAATTGTCTAAATTTCTTACGATAAGGATAACGAAACGAAATGGGGTTAAAGCGATGACTGAACAAGAACAATTAACGCAAGAACAGCTCGATAACTTGCTCAAAAATGCGTTTGCAATGCAAGTTCCGATCCTCGAGAAGTTCATGAAGGATACACACGATCGCTATGCACTAGCAACAACGTCGTTCAAGCGTGACATGGAAGCGATGAAAGAGACGGAATGGCATCAGTTCTTCGCTAGTAAACTGTTACCGCACTTCTTCCTCGAGCACCTCGGATTTGGTGCATCGTTCCGCTTCAACGGACACGATAAGGAAGTCGATCTTCCTGAAAACGTCGTCCCGGTCCGTAATGATGCCGATGAGCAAATCGAAAAAGTCGTCCTTGGGGTCAAAAAAGCGATGCAAGATGAGCACATCAAGAATCACGATCTCGTCGCGAACTTCTATAAAGAAACACTCGAACTCGCTTGCCAAATGGGGAGCCGTGTCGGGATGAGCGATGAATTCTATACTCTCGTTAAACCAAGTCTCGTTCATGCGAACGAAGGCGAATAATTAAGTGATTAATCAATCAAAGACGTATGATTTTCTTACAGTTCCTTAGAACGGAAAAAGAAAATCATACGTCTTTTTGAGTGAAGAAAGTCTATTCTAATTCAATCGTCTCATTTGCAGTTTCATAGATATCAATTCTTTCTTCCACATTGATACGGTTTACAAGCCATCCTTTTAAAGAACACCGCTGAATAAAATCATCAATTCGGTTAACGCCGTTAATTTCTTTCAACGTCACGACTACTCCGAATCTTATTCCATCTCCGTCTCTTGCATTCAATCTTTCCTTGGTCTTTATGCTCATTCCCCACATAGAATTACTATATACTTTTTTAGGATTGTTACGACTTTTCACTTCTTCTTTGATGTGTTTTATATTATCCCATTTCCGAAAAAGTTTACGTGCTGATTCTTCACGTAAGTAGTGACCATCTTCACCTAGACTTTGCTTATTACCATTAAGCGGCATCAACTTACCTTTATCATTTATTCTTCCAAAATATATATCTAATTCAGTATTGGTATAGTCAACACCCTGATTTCGAGAGCATTTGGGAAAATAGCACATTGTCGCTTTTGCGATGTATGGATGTTTTCCGTTATGAATTGGTACAGGAAAATTATAATTGAACGTTTCATATTTTTCAGAAACACCTGATACGATGAACTTAATTTCATCTTCAGTTGTATTTACGATATCTTCTATTCTAATCGGAACAACACCGTGACCTTTTAATGCCAGTTGTGAAGTCTCTGGCGTTTTTTCCCATCCAATCGAAGCATCAATTATAAGTGCTTTAGCTACCTCTCGATTAAGTCCGACTATATCAATAAGATATGAAAGTTTACGTGCAATCCATGGTGTCGCAAATGATGTGCCGCTGACTAGAGCTTTTCCTAATGGCTCGCATACTGATATATAATCCCCTTTCGATCCTCCGTAGTAACTAACGTCTGGTTTTGTGAAAAAGGACAGCACTATACCATGTCTCGAATATGATGTTGGCACCTTTTCTCTATCTACCGAATTCACAACCATTGAATTGATAGAATCTGCCGGAGCACCAATTCGTTTACTGATATTAGTGTCTACTACGCGTTTATTCGTACCAGCAATTACAAATATGACATCACTCTCAAATTGAATTTGATCTAATACTGCACCTTCTGCTGAAATGAAGTTCTCATTCACTTCGTCATTAGAGCCTAAAGACAAATTCCATACCTTTATATCAGGATTACTTGTAATTATTTCTTTTATTTGCCGAATGATAGTGAATGAGTTAAACGCTTTTCCTGTAGCAACACCAAAATGCCTTACTCTAAATCTGCCACAGCCATCGTCTAAATTCGGATTTAATGTCGGTCCATCGACTATGATTGAACTAACAGCAGTTCCATGCTTATAATCACTGGGCTCAATTGGAATGTGACTATCAATCATATTATGAAACTCGACCCATTCACTAAAATAAACTCGATCATCGAATAATGTATCAATAACTCCGATCGTCGGTTCTTCTGCTGGTAAAGGAATTGATGCAGCATCCGATTCTATATATTCTCGAAAATCAATAGGTGCTAAATCAGATATGTTTTCTGTTACCATTGCAACTAAATAGGGAGCTTTTTGAAGTAATAAAGCTAAATCTATTTCATCCAGCAACACAGTAGTTTCGTTAATAATTCGCATATCCAAAACCTTAACACCAATTTTTTCAAGTAAGTTTTTTGTGTTGTTCTGGGTATCGTATATTGTAACAATTGATGTTTTCGCTGAATCAACCTCACTTGTTTCTACATCAAATTTCTCTACATAAAAAATATCTACTACTACACGTTGAAATTTGCTCTTTGATATTCCATAACTAGAAAAATTAACGTTTTCTAATTTGTTTAATGTTTCTTCAGAAATACTCCCATGAAACTCGTTTAGTAAAATCATTTTTGCCTTTTGAAAAACTTCAACTGCACGTTCTAAAGAAGACATCGAAATATAGTGCGTAATAATATGCTTTTTAATTCGTCCATCTGAAAATTTAGCACCGACAATCGTATCGTTGGTAGACATGTTCCCATTGGCGAAAACGCTGTTTAAGCGATTGCTTTTAGCAACAATTTTATTGTAATAAACGCTAACTAATGCTCCTTCAAATATTTCCTCCGTAGCCCAGAAACTAATTAAGCGAAGTAAGTCTTGTTTTAAGCTTTCTAGATGTGTCGCATTCACAGATGCACCTTTAGGAAGTTTTGGTGCACCCGGCCTGCTGCTATTAGCTTTCTGTTCAAACCGACCTTTCAATTCCAATATTTGATTCATTTACATCACCCTTCTTTCAACTCTCGTGAAACTTGGCTCTTTGAAACTCCTGTCAAAATTTCAATTTCCCTTAAAGTAAAACCTTTCGAATGAAGTTCTTGTATACTCCATGGTGTTTCACGATTAGTAATCGAACTAAGAATCCTTCTTAGATAATCGTACTCATTAGTTGGATCACTAAAGGCTAAGGCAATTTTTATTATATTTTTCAACTCACCAGGATTTGGTATCTTTTCAACACTTGATAAAATCTTTCTAAACAAGCGCATCTCTCTACTTGCTCCTTTAAATTTTTTAAGCAGTGAGTTCAATAAAACTTCAGCAATTTCTATCAAATCTTCTTTACTATAACGATCAAAATCAATTACAGAATCAAATCTTCGAATTAATGCTTTATCAAAATTTTCAAACAGATTTGTAGTAGCAATTAATACAACTTCCTCATTCAGTTTCTCGATTTCTTTCAAAATTGTTGAAGTAACTCTTCCCATCTCTCGAACATCATTCGAATTAATTCTATCTAGAGCTATAGCATCTATTTCGTCAAAAAGAATAACTACTTTTGACGGATAAGGCATGCGATTGATTTCGTTGAATACAGTTACAACATTTTTGGAAGTCTGTCCCATTTTGCTATCAATCAATTCGCTAAACTCAACGATGTATAATGTTCGTTCAAGTAAGCGTGCTAATTGCTTTGCCGTCTCAGTTTTTCCAGTTCCAGGAGTACCTTTAAATAAAAATTTATTAATACCAACTCTATGATGAACTGCATTAATGATTCCTTTTACATCTTCTGCAATTAATTTTGGAAGCGGTAACGGTTCATTATCTAAATCAAGTTCCTTTAAAAAATGACTTTCAAAAGAATTCATTTGAGGAACAAACGTATTAGCCGTAGATAGTTGACCCATGATATATTCAGCGAGTTGATGATCTCCAATTTGATCAAAATAACGTGCAATTTCTGTTGCCTCTTTTCTAAATTGAAGATCGTTTTTCTCAGTATGATATTTAATTAAATTTAGTATGTTTTTTTTCTTCATTTTAATCACTTCCCCTCGAGCATATTATAACACTCTTTGGGACAAAAATAATTATTTTGGGACAAAAAATAATTATTTTTGTTGACGAAACAGCTTTTAAAAAGTAAGATTTAGACATCCTAATTATTAAGAAGGTGAAACTATGGCGAAAAATGGTGCTCCAGGAAAAGGTCGAGTAGGAGCTGTTAAAGGACGAAGTCAATTCAAAGCTCCTAACGGCAATTATGTAAAAAGAGACACAAAAACTGGTCGTTTTTTAGATCAAAAAACAAGTAGTTCATCACCGTTTAAAGGTGTTCGAAAAGAACATTAATAAGTATTTCTTTGAAAAAGCAGGACACCTTTTAATTAAAGGTGCCCTGCTTTTCGCGTAGAAATAGCTTTATATAAAAAACTGCTCCCCCACCACTCCGGTCTCGAACACCGTACTCGAATTGATGACTATCAAGGATCATCCGACTGATTGCAAGACCCAGTCCATGCCCAGCACTGCCTTCTTGTTTGACGTAAACATCCCAAATCGTCGCCCGGTCTTCGGCGCGGACCCCCGCCCCTTCATCCTCAACTGTCAATTCAGTATCCGTTAAGCGAACCGTGACCGTTCCGTTAATCGGTGAAGCAAAGCGCGCGTTCATCAAGAAGTTGATCAAGACACGTTCGAACATTCGTGGATCAAGTGACTGTTTTATCGGCTTGAGATCTGTCACAAGTATAAGTCCCGCTTGCGTAAACGTGCCACGCAGGCGTTCGACTGTCGCTGTCACTAATTCATCAACTGCCACCTCGGTGACGTCAAGCGGCATCCGCCCACCGGCAAGCTTCGAATAAAGCAACGTCTCATCAATCAGATGACCGAGTCGGTCCGTCTCCTCGATGATGCTCGTCGTCACGTCAGGCAGTTCAGCGAGCGGAATGACTCCTGCTGCGAGTGCTTCGGTCTCATTTCGGATGATCGCGAGTGGCGTGCGCAAGTCATGGGTGATCCCGGCAATGAATGTCTTTTGTAAATGATCCTTCTGCTTCAGTTGTGTCTGCATCTCATCGACGGCGTCAATCAACTCTCCGACTTCATCCTTCGGTCGCGTTGGTAAGACGACGTCCGTTTCGCCGGCACCAATCTTTTGAGCAACAGAACGAAGCGTCACGATTGGTCGCGTCAGATGTCGTCCCATGTAGTAGGCAAGCAACGACGCGAGCAGTAACGTCACGAGTAACGCGAGTCCAATCGCGAGATAGACCCCACTCAGCGCACTACTCGCCAGCGGTGCTTGGCGGACCGTCGTGATTCGCGTTTCGTCAACAGTCAGCTGATAAGTCAGTAACCGTTCGTCTTGCACTTCGATGACGTCTTCCTTCTTTAGGTTATCAAGAAACGGTAATCGTCCAGCGGGTCCGCGCGCACCAATCCGTTGCGTCAATCCGTCCGTCGTCAAAAATCCTTGGATATCAAGCGGAATCGGAGTATCGGCTTCAAGGGACTGTTTGATGATGTTCGCTTCGCGCGCGAGCTGGTCGTAGCGTTCACCTTCTGCGAATCGGTTAACGAGGAACGCCGTCAAGACGAAACTGAGAACTCCCATGACGAGTAACGGACCGACGACAGCGTATAAGAACTTACGCATCAAAGGACGTCGTTTCATTCGATCGCCTCCAATCGATAGCCGACCCGGTGCACCGTCTTCAATTGTTGTTTAATGACGGGTAGCTTATCGCGCAGTTGTTTAACGTGCGTATCGACAGTCCGTGTATCGCCACCAAATGCATAGCCCCAGACGTCATCGAGAATCTGATCCCGACTAAGTGCTTCCCCGAGATGTTCGATGAAATAGAGCAACAGTTCGAACTCCATCTTCGCGAGACTGACCGTGCGTTCCCCTGTCTTTACTTGACGTCCCTTCTCATCGATCGTCAAGTCACCGAACGCATGGCGGACGACCGGACGAACTTTTAATGCTCGCTCGAGCCGAATCGTCAACTCCTTTAGGACGACCGGTTTGACAAGATAGTCATCGGCACCAAGTTCGAGCCCGAATACCCGATCATCTGCCTCTCCGCGTGACGTCATCATGAAGACGACCGGTGGCTGCACTTGTGATTTAATGCTCTGAACAAGCGACCAGCCGTCACCGTCCGGTAAGCGGACGTCGATCAAGACAGCGTCAAACGTTGTCGTCAAGCACTGTTTCGCCTCTGCTAACGAACCAGCAATCGTCACGTCATACGCATGGTGACGGAGGAAGCGTGCCGTCACCTGCGCTAATTTTTGTTCATCTTCAATCAATAGTACGTTCATTATCATCCCTCCACTCTTAGTGTAGCGCCTTTTTATCCGCATTTGCCTTTCTTCGCAGTTTCTTTGCAACTTCCTCACAACTTCTCTTTCGTGACCCTCTACCATAAAAGGTGAAAGGAGTGATCATCCCATGACATTCAAAAAACAATGGATCACTGCATTGACAATCAGCGCATTAACAGTCGGAGGAGCATCCGCATACGCTGCGACGAACGACGACTCGAGCACAACAAAACAAGCGAAACACGGGCACCACTTCGAAGGTATGAAAAAACACGATATGACGTTACTCTTGAAAAAATTGAACCTGACACAAGCCGAGGCAGACGCTGCCCGTGAAAAAGGACAATCGATTGCTGATCTCGCAAAAGCAAAAGGCATCTCGTTCGCTGATTATAAGAAAGCGGAACTCGCTGCAGCGAAGGAACAACTCGCAAGTCTCGTCAAATCCGGTGATTTAACGCAATCGCAAGCCGACGACATGCTGAAGCGTCAAACGGAACGGTTCAGTGGCGTCAAAAGCTATGATGAGTTAAAAGACAAGATGCCGATGGGGCGTCACGGTGAACCAGGTTTCTTTAATGAATCGTTGATTGCTGACGTCTTGAAAGCACTCGGACTCAGCCAGTCGAAATTTGATGCGGCGAATCAATCGCTTGCGGCCTACGCAAAAGCACAAGCAATCAAGTTCGCTGACTACAAAAAAGCATTGCTTGCGGAACAGACAAACCAACTCGATCAGATGGTCAAAGACGGGAAGATGACCGAAAAGCAAGCGACGGAAATCAAATCTCGTCTGACAGAAGAATACAAGGACGCGAAGAGCTACGACGATCTACCGGATCGCGGTGATCACGGTAA
This window of the Exiguobacterium acetylicum genome carries:
- a CDS encoding GNAT family N-acetyltransferase, translated to MEWNVTDVKQTTDVLQLEKCVNDHDGIELKVAADWVGENDFAIYDGEQLIGYLQAFAYLPTEWELNVFVDPDYRKQGIFTALVEAARARATEAGVEAFTFVIDDASESGQAVLGRLGAEYRMTEYNMILKKAQLFLKADPDFELREATADDRPFIVETLGKSFGNTDEEAESIYQAIESDDRITFIGVASGKPVGVIRAYLASDTQASIHAFAVRPEAQGNGYGKKMLKLMVQALFRTGRTQLELDVETDNDRALDLYKEAGFVVHRGYQFHVLAV
- a CDS encoding peptide ABC transporter substrate-binding protein, which gives rise to MKKTLIAAASTAFLLAGCATTEPAEDKQADKKVLHTMESYDLLSVDPADAITSNIFNQIYEGLYRFDANNELVPAAAKSHSVSEDGKVYTFKLDPNAKWSDGKPVTAENFRYAFERVVKTNSPFAYLLEPVEKTTAVDNETLQIELKRPTPYFLSMTTFGTYMPVREDIVKAEGDQFGTDPKTNVYNGPFTFKKYQAEQGYTLAKNAEYADRKNVKIDEVDVKIIKDPMLAINLFESGELDVAPLNSENVITYKDQKEYNTFSDSRMFFIRMNEKTDALKDKKTRQAIDAAYDKKAMTETLLGNGSLPADYIVPQELDPKYDNARQIESSYDATAANKVLANQNLELTMLIEDDDVSKKIGEYIQGALKKQNVNVKLLSLPKKERLAREGRGDYDLSLASWAPDYQDATTYLNLFTTGNPFNMMDYSNKQYDRLLKQAESELDQDKRLALLSKAESLLLDDQAISPVYQRKNAFLQNTEVKNLARHNVGTDISYKYVEIERK
- a CDS encoding AAA family ATPase produces the protein MKKKNILNLIKYHTEKNDLQFRKEATEIARYFDQIGDHQLAEYIMGQLSTANTFVPQMNSFESHFLKELDLDNEPLPLPKLIAEDVKGIINAVHHRVGINKFLFKGTPGTGKTETAKQLARLLERTLYIVEFSELIDSKMGQTSKNVVTVFNEINRMPYPSKVVILFDEIDAIALDRINSNDVREMGRVTSTILKEIEKLNEEVVLIATTNLFENFDKALIRRFDSVIDFDRYSKEDLIEIAEVLLNSLLKKFKGASREMRLFRKILSSVEKIPNPGELKNIIKIALAFSDPTNEYDYLRRILSSITNRETPWSIQELHSKGFTLREIEILTGVSKSQVSRELKEG
- a CDS encoding S8 family peptidase, whose protein sequence is MNQILELKGRFEQKANSSRPGAPKLPKGASVNATHLESLKQDLLRLISFWATEEIFEGALVSVYYNKIVAKSNRLNSVFANGNMSTNDTIVGAKFSDGRIKKHIITHYISMSSLERAVEVFQKAKMILLNEFHGSISEETLNKLENVNFSSYGISKSKFQRVVVDIFYVEKFDVETSEVDSAKTSIVTIYDTQNNTKNLLEKIGVKVLDMRIINETTVLLDEIDLALLLQKAPYLVAMVTENISDLAPIDFREYIESDAASIPLPAEEPTIGVIDTLFDDRVYFSEWVEFHNMIDSHIPIEPSDYKHGTAVSSIIVDGPTLNPNLDDGCGRFRVRHFGVATGKAFNSFTIIRQIKEIITSNPDIKVWNLSLGSNDEVNENFISAEGAVLDQIQFESDVIFVIAGTNKRVVDTNISKRIGAPADSINSMVVNSVDREKVPTSYSRHGIVLSFFTKPDVSYYGGSKGDYISVCEPLGKALVSGTSFATPWIARKLSYLIDIVGLNREVAKALIIDASIGWEKTPETSQLALKGHGVVPIRIEDIVNTTEDEIKFIVSGVSEKYETFNYNFPVPIHNGKHPYIAKATMCYFPKCSRNQGVDYTNTELDIYFGRINDKGKLMPLNGNKQSLGEDGHYLREESARKLFRKWDNIKHIKEEVKSRNNPKKVYSNSMWGMSIKTKERLNARDGDGIRFGVVVTLKEINGVNRIDDFIQRCSLKGWLVNRINVEERIDIYETANETIELE
- a CDS encoding HAMP domain-containing sensor histidine kinase: MKRRPLMRKFLYAVVGPLLVMGVLSFVLTAFLVNRFAEGERYDQLAREANIIKQSLEADTPIPLDIQGFLTTDGLTQRIGARGPAGRLPFLDNLKKEDVIEVQDERLLTYQLTVDETRITTVRQAPLASSALSGVYLAIGLALLVTLLLASLLAYYMGRHLTRPIVTLRSVAQKIGAGETDVVLPTRPKDEVGELIDAVDEMQTQLKQKDHLQKTFIAGITHDLRTPLAIIRNETEALAAGVIPLAELPDVTTSIIEETDRLGHLIDETLLYSKLAGGRMPLDVTEVAVDELVTATVERLRGTFTQAGLILVTDLKPIKQSLDPRMFERVLINFLMNARFASPINGTVTVRLTDTELTVEDEGAGVRAEDRATIWDVYVKQEGSAGHGLGLAISRMILDSHQFEYGVRDRSGGGAVFYIKLFLREKQGTFN
- a CDS encoding response regulator transcription factor; translation: MNVLLIEDEQKLAQVTARFLRHHAYDVTIAGSLAEAKQCLTTTFDAVLIDVRLPDGDGWSLVQSIKSQVQPPVVFMMTSRGEADDRVFGLELGADDYLVKPVVLKELTIRLERALKVRPVVRHAFGDLTIDEKGRQVKTGERTVSLAKMEFELLLYFIEHLGEALSRDQILDDVWGYAFGGDTRTVDTHVKQLRDKLPVIKQQLKTVHRVGYRLEAIE